TTACTGAAGAAGCAATTTATCTGTTCCCTCAGGGTCTCCTGAAAGGGACCCTGAGGGAAACAACGCCCTTCTCTACTTCAATACAGGCAGTATTATTTTGGATTGATTGTGATAAATGTTGATAGTTTCTTTTACAAAGTCGCTGTCTTTAGCGTGGTAAATATCAATAAACTGCTGCGGGTTACGGTCGGCCAGGGGGAACCAGCTGCTTTGTATCTGTACCATCAAGCGGTGGCCTTTTTTAAAGGTGTGCGCCACATCGGGCATGGTAAATTTTACCTGCGCGGTTTGGTTGGGTACAAATGCCTCTGGTTTTTCAAAACTGTTGCGGTACCTGCCGCGCATAATATCGCCGCGTACCAGCATTTGGTAACCACCCATTGGGTATTTGGTAACGGGGTTGCGGCCCAAAGTATCGGGCAATACATCTATCAGCTTCACCACAAAATCGGCATCTGTGTTTGATATGCTCACCAGCAGGTCGGCAACTACCGGGCCTGCCAAAGTGAGGTCGTTGGCAAGCGTGTCGGTTTCGTAAACTAAAACATCGGGCCTGCGGGCAGCAAAGCGCTGGTCGTCGGTCATATATTCGCGCGTACGGTTAAAGTGTACATTTTCGGCATAAGGCACCGGCTTGGCCGGGTCGCTTATGTAGGTATCAAAACTCGCTCTTATATTCTGTATCTGATTGAATGATAGTTTATTACCATCTTGTATATAAACAGGCGTTTCAGTAACATCAGCAGGCGGCCATTGCTTAAACTCGCGCCACAGGTTCTCGCCCGAAAAAAACATCGTTGCTTTGCTTATCGAGTCGATGTTGCCTTTACCTTTTAAATAATAATTGAAAAATGGTATCTCGATATTTTCGGTATACCAATTGGCGGTGTTACTGCCAAAATTGATATTGCCTAAATGCGTGCCGTCTTTACTGGCCCATTGCCCATGGTACCAGGGCCCCATTACAAAAGTGCTTTTAGTTGCAGGGCTTTGTTTAACCAATGCCTGGTAAGTATTCCATGCACCGTAACCGTCTTCGGCATCAAACAAGCCGCCAACAATCAGCATGGCAGGTTTTACATTTTTAATACCGCTGCGTGCATCGCGGGCTTTCCACCAGGCATCCAGGTTGGGGTGGTTCATCATATCGCTCCAAAACTTAAGGCTGTCGCCGCTTACTTTGGTAAAGTTTGGCAAAGCGCCCATTTTTAAATAGGCCGCGTAGTTATCGGGCCCTTGCATTTCATAAGTTTTGGCAGGCTGCATGGTTGGCGCAGGCCGCGGCTGACTAAAGCCATAGCCCACATGAAAATCAAAGGCATCCATCAGGAACAATACACCGTTGTGGTGGTCGTCATCGCCCATAAACCTATCGGTTACCGGTGCTTGCGGACTAACCGCCTTTAATGCCGGATGGCCGCTTAGGGCAGCTTCCGTAGCATAAAAACCCGGGAAAGAAATGCCCGTTACCCCTACCTTGCCATTATTGTTATCCAGGTTTTTTACCATCCAATCAATACTATCGTATGTGTCGCTGGCCTCGTCTACATCTTTTTTGGTTTTTTTGTTGGGGTTAAACGGATGCACTACTTCAAACAGGCCTTCGCTCATCCATCGGCCACGTATATCTTGTGTAACCAATATATAGCCTTCTTTTAAGTAGGCAAACATAAAGCTGCGCCAGTAAGCACGGTATTTTTCGCCATATGGGGCGCAGGAATATGGTGTGCGCGTAATCAGTATCGGGTGCTTCTCCGACCTATCTTTAGGCATGTAAATGGATGTAAACAGCTTTGCACCATCGCGCATGGGTATGCTTACTTCCTTTTTAACGTAGTTATTTACAAACCAGGTGGAGTCGGCATTTTGAGCGAAAGTTATAGCGGGAAAAAATATAGCAATGAATAGTAAAGCTTTTTTCATTCGGTTAGTTTAAGTAAGGGTAAATATATCTAATCCAAATTATTGTTTGCTTTTATGGCTTAACTATTTGTTGTAATTTACGTAATCTTATTATTACAACTACTACTCATTGATGGAGAACGTTTACAGGGTTATTCTTGAAGAAACACTTGCCGGTTATTGGGATTGGCATATACAAGAAGACAGGATTTTTTTAAGTCTAAAAATTAAAGCCTTGTTTGGCTACAGCGACTCCGAGCTACCAAACGCCACCGATACCTGGACCAAACTTATTGTGCCGGAAGACAAGGAGCGTATTGATGCGTATATAAAAACGTATTTGAGCCAGCCTACAAGTGGGTTATTTAACATTGATATAAGGTGTAAGCATAAAGATGGTACCATAATATGGATAAATGCTAAGGGAAAAATAATTGAGTGGGTTAATGATAAGCCAAGCCGTATGGTTGGTTGCCATATTGATGTTACCGATAAAAAGAGTATAGAACAAAGTCTGCAAATAAGCGAAGAAACATTTAGATACGCGTTTGAGTATTCGCCTATTGGCATAGTGCTGGTATCAACTACCGGCAGGTTTTTAAAGGTTAACAAAAGTATTTGCGAAATGCTGGGGTATACACAGGAAGACCTTTTGAGCACATCGTTCCAGGAGTTAACCCACCCTGATGACCTTGAAGCTGACCTTACCCTGTTGCATAAAACACTAACGGGCGAAATAAGTACCTACCAAATGGAAAAGCGGTACTACAAAAAAGATGGAAAGATCATCTGGATTGTATTGAATGTATCGCTGGTGCTTGATGGCCAGGGTAAGCCTTTATACTTTGTATCGCAGATAAAAGATATTACCGAACAGAAATCTGCCGTAAGAGCACTTATTGAAAGTGAGCGCAGGTGGAGTTTTGCATCAGAAGGTACCGGCGGCGGTTTGTGGGACCTCGACCTGAAAAACCGCACTATATTTCATTCGAAGCAATGTTTGCGAATGATCGGTATGGAGAACGAGAACTTTGGCAGTGTAATGGGCGACTGGACAAGCCGTGTACACCCTGCCGACAAGCAAAAATATATTGACGATGTAAATGCTCTAATACGGGGCGAAACGGATATATACAGTAACCAGCACCGGGTGTTATGTAAAGATAATACCTATAAGTGGATATTGGACCGGGGCAAGGTAATGGAGTATGATGATGATAACAAGCCTGCGCGTATCATTGGCACGCATACCGATATTACCGATCAAAAGCTGAAAGAAGAGCAACTAAAAGAAACGCTGGACATGGTAAGCGGGCAAAATAACCGCCTGCTTAACTTTGCGTACATCGTATCGCACAACCTGCGTACCCATGCCAGTAATTTTAAAATGATAATGGACGTAATAAACGACCCGCTTACCAATCAGCAGGAAAAGGATGAGCTGTCGGCCCATCTATATAAGGTATCGGAGCAGTTGAATGATACTATCGCTAATTTAAATGAAGTAGTATCTATTCAAAACAATATGGATATTCAAACTTCCCAAATTAATCTGTACACCTATTTTAAAAAGGGAATTGAATTATTAGATAAGGATATAAAAGCGTATAAAGTTAAAATTGACATCCTTATTCCTCCTGATGTGGTGTTGACTTATAATCCCGCTTATTTAGAGAGCATCGTACTGAATTTATTAACTAATGCTATTAAATACCGTTCGCCGGGTAGTGTGCCAACAATCATTGTAAAATACTTTAACGAGCCGGGCGGCAGGTTTGGCTTTGCCGTAACAGATAATGGTATAGGCATAGATTTGAAAAAGAACGGTGAAGACCTGTTTGGCATGTATAAAACCTTTAATGGCAATCCCGATGCTAAAGGAATGGGCCTGTTTATAACCAAAAACCAGGTAGAAGCATTTGGCGGAAAAATTGAAGTAGAAAGCCAATCAGGCCAGGGGACTACCTTTAAGGTTTATTTAAAGGTTTAACTTTTTGTTCACTATCCTGTCGTTATAATCTTGTATAAACGCCTTGCAATCCATCATACCTTTTTGCATTTCTGGGTTGTGTTTGCCGCTTATCAGGTTTTTTTGCAAACCCTTATCATCGGCCATATAAATGCCGTTTATGTCTTTACCATCAAATACATAAATATAGTTGCCCTGCATAAACTGATAAGTAGTACCGGGTGAATTGATAACCCTTGGGGTTTCGGTAGGTAAGTTACTTACCAGGCTTCGCCCCCACGATCTGATGGGTTTGTTATAACCTATTAAGCTAACTACCGAAGGGTATATATCCATTTGCGATGCCAGATCGGTACGCACACCCTTCAGTGCATAAGCCTTATTGGCGCTGTAAAACAATATGGGTACCGCAAAGCGGTTAATGGGTTTGCTGTATTCGGGGTAATAGGTTTGGCTGGTATGGTCGGCAGTTATCACAAAAATGGTGTTGTTATACCATGGTTGTGTTTTAGCATAGTTAAAAAACTGCCGCAAGGCATTATCTGAGTATTGCACGCATTTATTAATAGGCAGCGGCCCGCCCTTAAACCGCGATGCATATTTAGCAGGTATCTGAAAAGGATCGTGAGAGGACAGGCTGAACAAAGTAGCCATAAAGGGTTGCTTTTGCTTGCCAAGGGTTTTACCCATAAATTGGAAGAATGGCTCGTCCCAAATACCCCAAACGCCGTCAAAATCCTTATCGTTATTATATTCGTTTTTACCGTAGTAGTTTTTAAAGCCTAATACATTGGCAAACCCTTCAAAACCCATCGAGCCATTTTCGGCACCGTGGAAAAAGGATGTTTGGTAACCCATGCTATCGCATACCGAAACGATGGACTGTATCCTCTGTTTAGCATAGGGGGATGATGTAAAAGCCGTTTGAAACGATGGTATACCCGCCAAAACCGACGACATGGCATGAATGGATTGCCTGCCGTTGGCATAAGCATTGGTAAAAATAAGGCTGCTATCAGACAGCGAATCTAAAAACGGCGTGTACGATTTAAAACCGGGTATGTTAACGCCGCGGTTCATGCTGCCCCAATACTCGCGGGCCATGCTCTCCAGTATAATAATAACCACATTGGGTTTAGCGGCGGGGCTGCTTTTGTATTGCTTTACGGGCTTTATGTTGGCATTAATATAGGCATCGTTGGTAAATGTTTCCAGCTTAAAGTTATTAGCCTTAAGGGTGCGGAATATGGCAAACGGCGTGTTTAGCACAATATCGCCCTGGTTGGGTATAGTTACATGTTTATAGGCATCAACCATGTTTATAGGGCGGGTGCTGTGCCTGAAATCACCACGTATACCGCCTATCATCAAAGTTACCGTTACCAACAATGCTACCAGCGAAAATGAAAAATAGGCTACGGTTGGTTTTGCAGGTATGGGTTTAACCTTCACCTTTAAATACAGCCATACCCAGGCGGCACAACAGATGATAAAAATGACCAGCACATACCAATACGTGGCCGCAAAGTGTATAAAAAGTACTTTTTTGTTATTCTCGTTATCCAGCAGGTCTAAAGCGGCTTTGGTGGTGCGTACCTGCGTAAAACGGTAGTAAATAATATCTATAAAGTTGGTAAAGTAGGCTAACAGATTGGTAACAAAGTATAAAATGGTTATGCCTTTTTGATAACCGCGCCGGGTGTTAATGGTAAAGGGCAGTATGCTTAATAATATAAACAGGCTATTTATGTACAGCAATGCTGTGGTATCAAACGCCAACCCGTAGTAGCAAAGTTCTAAAAGCGCCCAAATGCCGTCTACGGCTAAAAGATGGGTGTTAAAGGCAAAAAATAAAACACGACTGATAAAATAAAACAGGTAAGCCAGCAGCAACCTGTACAAAAGTACTTTATACTCGTTTAGTCTGAATTTGGTGTCCATCAATTTAGTTTAAATGCCTTAGCACATAAAAAAATCAATGTTACTAAAAAGAATTAATTGTTAAGTCAGTGTTAGGTAAATGCTTTATTTAGGTTAACAAAAAAAGCCGCTAACTTATGCAGTTAACGGCTTTAAACTAATGTGCGGAAGAAGGGACTCGAACCCCCACGCCTCGCGGCGCCAGATCCTAAGTCTGGTGCGGCTACCAATTACGCCACTTCCGCGTTTTGGTTTTTTAGAGTTGGCAAAGATAGCTTAAAATGCCAAACTTTAAAACTCAATTTTTACTTTTTACTTATCTGCCTCATTACATTGCTTTTAA
This portion of the Inquilinus sp. KBS0705 genome encodes:
- a CDS encoding sulfatase-like hydrolase/transferase; the encoded protein is MDTKFRLNEYKVLLYRLLLAYLFYFISRVLFFAFNTHLLAVDGIWALLELCYYGLAFDTTALLYINSLFILLSILPFTINTRRGYQKGITILYFVTNLLAYFTNFIDIIYYRFTQVRTTKAALDLLDNENNKKVLFIHFAATYWYVLVIFIICCAAWVWLYLKVKVKPIPAKPTVAYFSFSLVALLVTVTLMIGGIRGDFRHSTRPINMVDAYKHVTIPNQGDIVLNTPFAIFRTLKANNFKLETFTNDAYINANIKPVKQYKSSPAAKPNVVIIILESMAREYWGSMNRGVNIPGFKSYTPFLDSLSDSSLIFTNAYANGRQSIHAMSSVLAGIPSFQTAFTSSPYAKQRIQSIVSVCDSMGYQTSFFHGAENGSMGFEGFANVLGFKNYYGKNEYNNDKDFDGVWGIWDEPFFQFMGKTLGKQKQPFMATLFSLSSHDPFQIPAKYASRFKGGPLPINKCVQYSDNALRQFFNYAKTQPWYNNTIFVITADHTSQTYYPEYSKPINRFAVPILFYSANKAYALKGVRTDLASQMDIYPSVVSLIGYNKPIRSWGRSLVSNLPTETPRVINSPGTTYQFMQGNYIYVFDGKDINGIYMADDKGLQKNLISGKHNPEMQKGMMDCKAFIQDYNDRIVNKKLNL
- a CDS encoding CocE/NonD family hydrolase — encoded protein: MKKALLFIAIFFPAITFAQNADSTWFVNNYVKKEVSIPMRDGAKLFTSIYMPKDRSEKHPILITRTPYSCAPYGEKYRAYWRSFMFAYLKEGYILVTQDIRGRWMSEGLFEVVHPFNPNKKTKKDVDEASDTYDSIDWMVKNLDNNNGKVGVTGISFPGFYATEAALSGHPALKAVSPQAPVTDRFMGDDDHHNGVLFLMDAFDFHVGYGFSQPRPAPTMQPAKTYEMQGPDNYAAYLKMGALPNFTKVSGDSLKFWSDMMNHPNLDAWWKARDARSGIKNVKPAMLIVGGLFDAEDGYGAWNTYQALVKQSPATKSTFVMGPWYHGQWASKDGTHLGNINFGSNTANWYTENIEIPFFNYYLKGKGNIDSISKATMFFSGENLWREFKQWPPADVTETPVYIQDGNKLSFNQIQNIRASFDTYISDPAKPVPYAENVHFNRTREYMTDDQRFAARRPDVLVYETDTLANDLTLAGPVVADLLVSISNTDADFVVKLIDVLPDTLGRNPVTKYPMGGYQMLVRGDIMRGRYRNSFEKPEAFVPNQTAQVKFTMPDVAHTFKKGHRLMVQIQSSWFPLADRNPQQFIDIYHAKDSDFVKETINIYHNQSKIILPVLK
- a CDS encoding PAS domain S-box protein is translated as MENVYRVILEETLAGYWDWHIQEDRIFLSLKIKALFGYSDSELPNATDTWTKLIVPEDKERIDAYIKTYLSQPTSGLFNIDIRCKHKDGTIIWINAKGKIIEWVNDKPSRMVGCHIDVTDKKSIEQSLQISEETFRYAFEYSPIGIVLVSTTGRFLKVNKSICEMLGYTQEDLLSTSFQELTHPDDLEADLTLLHKTLTGEISTYQMEKRYYKKDGKIIWIVLNVSLVLDGQGKPLYFVSQIKDITEQKSAVRALIESERRWSFASEGTGGGLWDLDLKNRTIFHSKQCLRMIGMENENFGSVMGDWTSRVHPADKQKYIDDVNALIRGETDIYSNQHRVLCKDNTYKWILDRGKVMEYDDDNKPARIIGTHTDITDQKLKEEQLKETLDMVSGQNNRLLNFAYIVSHNLRTHASNFKMIMDVINDPLTNQQEKDELSAHLYKVSEQLNDTIANLNEVVSIQNNMDIQTSQINLYTYFKKGIELLDKDIKAYKVKIDILIPPDVVLTYNPAYLESIVLNLLTNAIKYRSPGSVPTIIVKYFNEPGGRFGFAVTDNGIGIDLKKNGEDLFGMYKTFNGNPDAKGMGLFITKNQVEAFGGKIEVESQSGQGTTFKVYLKV